In the Ursus arctos isolate Adak ecotype North America unplaced genomic scaffold, UrsArc2.0 scaffold_5, whole genome shotgun sequence genome, one interval contains:
- the WNT8A gene encoding protein Wnt-8a, which yields MGDLFMLRVAVGICYATFSALAWSVNNFLITGPKAYLTYTTSVALGAQSGIEECKFQFAWERWNCPENALQLSTHNRLRSATRETSFIHAISSAGVMYTITKNCSMGDFENCGCDESKNGKTGGHGWIWGGCSDNVEFGERISKLFVDSLEKGKDARALMNLHNNRAGRLAVRAIMKRTCKCHGISGSCSIQTCWLQLADFREMGDYLKAKYDRALKIEMDKRQLRAGNSAEGRWAPTEAFLPSAEAELIFLEESPDYCTRNSSLGVHGTEGRECLQNSHNTSRWEQRSCGRLCTECGLQVEERRTEAISSCNCKFQWCCTVRCDQCRQVVNKYYCSSSPGSAWSRGKASA from the exons ATGGGGGACTTGTTTATGCTCAGGGTAGCTGTGGGCATATGCTATGCCACCTTCAGTGCCTTGGCCTG GTCAGTGAACAATTTCCTGATAACAGGTCCCAAG GCCTATCTGACCTACACGACCAGCGTGGCCCTGGGTGCCCAGAGTGGCATTGAGGAGTGTAAGTTCCAATTTGCTTGGGAACGCTGGAACTGCCCAGAAAATGCTCTCCAGCTTTCCACTCACAACAGGCTGAGAAGTG CCACCAGGGAGACCTCCTTCATTCATGCCATCAGCTCTGCTGGGGTCATGTACACCATCACCAAGAACTGTAGCATGGGCGACTTTGAAAACTGTGGCTGTGATGAGTCGAAAAATGGTAAAACAG GAGGTCATGGCTGGATCTGGGGAGGCTGCAGTGACAATGTGGAATTTGGGGAAAGGATCTCCAAACTCTTTGTGGACAGCCTGGAAAAGGGAAAGGATGCCAGAGCCCTGATGAATCTTCACAACAACAGGGCAGGCAGGCTG GCCGTGAGAGCCATCATGAAGAGGACCTGCAAATGTCATGGCATCTCCGGGAGCTGCAGCATCCAGACATGCTGGCTGCAGCTGGCTGACTTCCGGGAGATGGGCGACTACCTGAAGGCCAAGTATGACCGGGCCCTGAAAATTGAGATGGATAAGCGGCAGTTGCGGGCTGGCAACAGCGCTGAGGGCCGCTGGGCACCCACTGAGGCCTTCCTTCCTAGTGCCGAGGCTGAACTGATCTTTTTAGAGGAATCTCCAGATTACTGTACCCGCAATTCCAGCCTGGGCGTCCATGGCACAGAAGGTCGGGAGTGTCTGCAGAACAGCCACAACACATCCAGGTGGGAGCAGCGCAGCTGCGGGCGCTTGTGCACGGAGTGCGGCCTGCAGGTGGAAGAGAGAAGAACTGAGGCTATCAGCAGCTGTAACTGCAAATTCCAGTGGTGCTGTACAGTCCGGTGTGACCAGTGTAGGCAGGTGGTGAACAAGTACTACTGCTCAAGCTCCCCAGGCAGTGCCTGGTCCCGAGGCAAGGCCAGTGCCTGA